The Aedes aegypti strain LVP_AGWG chromosome 1, AaegL5.0 Primary Assembly, whole genome shotgun sequence sequence ACTGCACACAATGCGTCATCATCCACCTCTGGGGGAACATCGAACACACGCACATACTGTATGTCGATTCCCGCGATCAGCATTCGTAGCAGTACAGATTTACCACTGGAATACTTGAATGGTATATCTCCTTTATTCCGCTGCAGTGCGTCATGCATCGCAGCCTCCGTTGTGTACTTTATGCACACACTTTTATCTGCTCCCATTTTGTACACTGCTTCCATAGTAGGGGAGGTGGGGGTAACACCGACACCCTAAGGTTTAGAGCTGTTTAAAAATATAGGAAGGCAATAATTATTACTTTTTCTACGCAGGCTCTTTGTATAGGTAGTTAGCTATGGAATCTGTACATTACAACTGTAAAAATATGGTTATTTTGACAAATTAGGTACGTTTTGTAAACTTAGTAAAAACAGAATTATTCAATTCGGTgtgggtaagaccgccacccctagGGGGTAACACCGTCACTCAAGGGGTAACACCGTCACCcaagatgattttcattatATCATTTTAACTGTTCATTTGTTAACATTATCAATGACTTTTAATAACTTGAGATGCGTAGTAAGAAGCgatccataaataacgtagcattttttttcgaagattttaGACCCCCTGCCCCCTTGTAGCGTGCTTTCCTATACCAATGACATGACCGGTCACAAAATCTGAGACAACTCTCTCCcactaaaatgctacgtcatttacgGACGACCCCTAATTTGATTATTATGGGATTTTGGAACAGGTACCGAAAACTGCTGCTTTAAGCGGTTGTCACATCATACAGCTACGTTCCCTATAATACGATGGGTGGTACGGCCACCCAATGCGGTTTTTTGTTGTCATTCAACCAATGTTGTACCAGAAATGTCGTCATTTGATTAGTCTTTTGTCATGCGTATTTAACAAGAGGATAAATGTAGATAAGGGTTCAATTTGGATCTTTTACATAAAAAGGAAACAAACTAAACAGTTTATGGCttcaattttattaatttcattTGCAGAGATATGTGAGTTAAATAAACCTGAAAATAAATCGAGTTCAATTCGAAGTAAATATTAGTAAGACGGGCTAGCTGACTTTTAGCTCAAACCCCACaagcaaaatataaaagcttattgagaatataacaaaaaaaaaatgatttcaacgaatcaaaaaaaaaaaatgatttcaacgaatcaaaaaaaaatcacttcataGCTGGACTTTCTGGACTTTAGCTGGGGTGACAGCAAACAACTTACTAAGAACAGAAAAAGCAAATCAAATCGGAGCCCTCATAACATTGATTATGGATCCACTTTTTGCATGTCGTACAAATTATCCATCCGTCTCCGTTACAAGAGTTTGAGAAGCAATCACCGCAACGATCACACAGTGAATCTTCCAAAgcactttcaaccttttgtcgttTTGAGGTTCGTTTGGTAGCCGCCTTCTTGCTTTTCTTGATGGACGCAATATCTTTCGTAGCTTTGGCATCAATCAGGCTTTGACGATAATCATCTGAAGTTATATCCTCAGCCTTTTCCACTCGGCGTTTTCGTTTTGTAACGCGTGGACCCGTCATCTTCGGTAGAGGCAGAATACTGCTTGGTGGAATCGTAAAGGACGATTCCGCAGATTTCTGACTTTCATCCATGCTTCCGTTAATTGCTCCAGATGCCGTCGATGGATCCGCAATATTTTCCTGCGACGCTGGAGTGGATTCCGTTGTTGCATTCGGCAACTCTTGGTCTGTGACCAAAGACGGTGCGAATGAGTTTTCATCGAAAACTGTTCGATCACATGGCCATAATCCGCATTTTTTGAATCCGTTCACGGCTGTCGATATTGTAGCAGTCTTTTCAAAAGCGGTTCCCATAAGCTGCATTGTATTGTATTGGCCGATTACTTGTCCTGGGTTAGATCGTAGGAAAACATCGGCGGCATTGGAGTAATTTGCTTTGAATGGAGCCATAAACGAGACATCCAAAGGTTGAAGCTTGTTACTGCAATGCGGTGGAAGGGAAAGAATGGTCACATTGTTCTTCCGCGCTTTCGTTGTTACAGCCAGGTTTTTGGTATGCGACGAATGGCCGTCGACCAACAGCAGTACAGGATCCGATTCTGAAGCATGAGCATGCTCAATGAAGTGATCGAAGAAGGTGTCAAACATCTCAACGGTCATGTATCCCGATGGATTACATGCAAACTTTGTTCCTGTTGGTGCTCCTTGCTTGAGAGCATCACTCATTCGAGTTCGGGGGAAGACGACGAATGGCGGAAGGTAACGACCACTCGCCGACATACTCATTACAACGGTAGTTGTCTCTCCTCGTTCCGCAGATGAAATAATTCCAACCTGCTTCTTACCTTTGCGGGCAGctatcttcttcttattggggGGAACCTTAAATGGAACGAATATTCATCAgtattcatattttaaaaccaAATCATCAGCTCATCTCACCGTAGAAATTGCTGTTTCATCGACATTATAGATGCGTTCCGGCCGGAACCTTTTCTGCTCAATAGCGACTTCGTACATATCGAAGAAAGAATTAACAGATACTTTATTGAACCCTCTGGCTCTTGCGGCCGATGTGGGTTCTGGTTTTCGGAACGAAAGTGTCGGATTACGCTTCAAAAATCCGGTCAGCCATTCACGCcctgccttcttcttctttttgttgAACGGATGTGTTATTTTATTCTGTTCTGCTAGCTCGAAAGCTAGTGCCCTTGCATCGTCCATTGTTACTCCGTAGAAACGGGCTTCCAGGTCATGCAGGTGCAGCAGAAGTTCTGCTTCTTGTTCCGGTGTGAAAACCGTTTCTCGAGATCCCAATTTGGATTTTGCCACCTTGCCCAAAACATGATCCCGTAGCGTACTCCTAGGAATTCCAAAAGTTTTGGAAGCAGCTTTAAGGGAAATTCCACTATCCACTGCATCCTTGGCCTGGGTAAGCTGCTGCGGAGTCCAATTTCCACGGGTGCTTTTTCGTTTGTAGTTACGTGGCATCTGTAGATATAAGAAACATATGATAATGTAAAGACCATAGCGGTGTTACCCCACTCGAAGAGTGACGGTCTTACCCAAATGGCGCTTTTGAAAGGCAAAACACCAAAACTGTAGTATTATTGGTCAAACTTACGTTTTAATCAATCCCAATGATGAAAAACAACTCAGATAAGCGTTTGTGTACGAAAACACTGAACTTCTACACTTATTTTCCAATTCACAGCTTAAATTCCACCAGCAGAAAATTACATCCGGTGCTGCTTCGGCGATATgcaaacttgttttgtttactttcaTCACATTTGACAGTTCACAATGGGAGTTAAGTTTCTCAAAATGGCTATAATGACATAAACTAAGATTGCATGTGGTTTAAAAGTTTCTGGTATACTGTTTTCTAGTAAAACTCCATGGGTGTCGggcttacccacagtgtcggtgtTACCCACACTTCCCCTAGTTGCATCTGAGTCCAGTGTTTTCAAAAAACCTGCGATTTCGACCCATGTTGGCCGAGGTAATCCAGcaggaaattgaaattttaccgTATTGGCAATCTTTTCTCCGCTAATTTCTCTTCAAACAACAAATCGTACGATAGTCCGAACAAAGCACACCGACAGCAGAAAAAAACTACCTGCGGTTGCACTTCCAATTCTTTCGAGATAAACCGACACGTCCGACGTTGGCTAAGGCAAGAGAACGACTGAGTTAGACTTTGTGTAGACATTGACATTTTCACCAATATCTTCTAATTTATGCCTACCAgaagcatttgaagtcactgttggccttaagtgttcggaatatgagtcaaaacggtatttccccaaacaaccagaagtcgcatgatagttcacgtaataactcgtttattcacacAAATTACACCAAACCCGCAatacacggtggataaaatcgtcagattgatgagtttcatcacataaaatgcttttttttctgagttcatttgtacattttgtttcgtcccgtacactcgtacaaagtaagtcaaaTCAATTCGTAGCGGCTGTCAAattaacatttgttatcataagttatgtCGCATAAAATCACAGGTTGGTTcgtaagaaaattttcactctcgcattgtatgctattattcatcacattaaattatgcacgtatatcgccaccacttttgtacgtagaaggccttttcgcgtcATCTTATAAGTGATATTTTGCacgtacaaagcctccaggtgatttcgttatacgtacattttggttgtctgggtcgtaTGGTAGCGGTGACCATTTACAACGGCGTACGTGCAATCAACACGCTTGCGTTCTTGGACGAAGGCTCGTCCTACACACTGGTAGAAAGTTCTCTGACGGATAGATTGCAAATAAAGGGACAAACTATATCACTCCGGGTAACATGGACAGCTCTAcaggagctctacaatacgcccggcaatggcgtgatgctacgctgtagccatcaaggtcaAGGTCAAGGTCAACATGGACAGCTGGTATGACCAGACTTGAAAGAGAGTCTCAGCAGCTACATTTAACGTTGTCTGCACGAGGATCGAAAGAGAAGTATCTGATCCATAATGTACACACAGTGCAATCATTGAAACTTCCAGAACAAGCGCTGCGTTATGCTGAAATGGCCAACCAGTACGGGTATCTTCAAAACCTACCGGTGGTAGACTATGAAAGAGAGCCACCGAAGATTCTCATTGGCCTAAAACACCTTCATCTGTTTGCTCCACTGGAGTCGCGAATTGGCAAACCAGGAGAGCCGATTGCCGTAAAGTCAAAACTAGGATGAACGGTATACGGATCTCAAACTCCCGAGGACGTATCGTTGTCTTATGTTGGTTAACATTCATGAGATGGCGTGACCAATCAAGACCAACACGTTCTGTTACGATCGCATTACGCTTTAGAGGAACCCGGTTTTCCGGTGAGTTTGTTACCAGAGTCGTCCGAAGATCAACGAGCCCGAAAGATTATGGAGAATACGACTGTAAAGATAGGAGATCGGTTCCAAACGGGACTGCTATGAAAACATGATAATCCAATGTTTCCGGACAGTTACCCGATGACACAACGGCGAATGAAATGTTTAGAAAGAAGACTAACCAAGGAcccagatttgaaaaaaaaaatgtcgaaactCAGATTGTTGACTATCAGCATAAGGGTTATTGCCACAAAGCTACGGAAGAAGAGTGTCGTGAATTCGTTGTAAACGGACGTGATATCTAGAACCTTAGTGAAACGCGTCGCTTGGAGGTCTGACGACCAATATGAACTGCCTGTATTCCATTTGATCAAGGGCTTTTATAACCCGTCTTGGTTTACGTTTAATTGCTACTATTATTAAACATTGGGC is a genomic window containing:
- the LOC110674294 gene encoding uncharacterized protein LOC110674294 encodes the protein MSMSTQSLTQSFSCLSQRRTCRFISKELEVQPQMPRNYKRKSTRGNWTPQQLTQAKDAVDSGISLKAASKTFGIPRSTLRDHVLGKVAKSKLGSRETVFTPEQEAELLLHLHDLEARFYGVTMDDARALAFELAEQNKITHPFNKKKKKAGREWLTGFLKRNPTLSFRKPEPTSAARARGFNKVSVNSFFDMYEVAIEQKRFRPERIYNVDETAISTVPPNKKKIAARKGKKQVGIISSAERGETTTVVMSMSASGRYLPPFVVFPRTRMSDALKQGAPTGTKFACNPSGYMTVEMFDTFFDHFIEHAHASESDPVLLLVDGHSSHTKNLAVTTKARKNNVTILSLPPHCSNKLQPLDVSFMAPFKANYSNAADVFLRSNPGQVIGQYNTMQLMGTAFEKTATISTAVNGFKKCGLWPCDRTVFDENSFAPSLVTDQELPNATTESTPASQENIADPSTASGAINGSMDESQKSAESSFTIPPSSILPLPKMTGPRVTKRKRRVEKAEDITSDDYRQSLIDAKATKDIASIKKSKKAATKRTSKRQKVESALEDSLCDRCGDCFSNSCNGDGWIICTTCKKWIHNQCYEGSDLICFFCS